The sequence below is a genomic window from Thermoanaerobaculia bacterium.
CGCCCGAGCGCCGTCCGGCCGAGCTTTCCGGCGCGCTCGGACGCCTGGTCGCGAACGGCGGCGACCGAATCCGCGAGGAACGCCAGGTCCTCCTGCATCGCGTAGAGCCGCATCAGCGCATCCTGCCGCGCGGCGATGTCGCCGGCGGTGTGGGGGAGGAGCGGATCGGCGGCGAGCACGAGCTTTCCGGAATACGTCTTGTCGCCGTCGATGACCTTCACCGTGTACGTTCCGACCGGAGCGGTGGGGCCGAACAGCGCGCCGACCGCCAGTCCCGTTCCCGACGCCGTCTTCGGCGGCTTGAGGCGGGGGTTCCACATGACGCGGTTGATGCCCTTCCGGTTGCTGCCGGGAAGCGTGGCGATCGTCTTGCCGGACGCGTCGGCGATTTCGATCCGCGAATCTCCCATCAGGCGGCGCTTCCCGCGCCAGAAATAGATCGCGGCCGCGTCGGGCGGATTCTCGCCGACGTAATCACCGTCGCCCTTGAACGACTGCTCCTGTTCCGGAATGCGGAGCCACGTCGGCCGGGCCTCGAGCACGGCGACGTCGGCGGCCAGCACCTCGGGCGTGAGCTGCCGGAGCGGCGACACGTCGTCCACGATCCAGAAGCCCCGGCCGTGCGTCGCGAGGACGAGATCGGAGTCGCGCGGATGGATCGCGATGTCGCGAACCGGAACGCGGGGAAGCCCTCCCGTGAACTCCGCCCACTCCCGGCCGCCGTCGATCGAGAGGAAGAGACCCTGTTCGGTGCCCAGGTAGAGGAGCGACGCCGACTTCGGGTCCTCCCGGAGAACGTGCGCGTAGCCGGCGACGTCGGCCGTCGCGAGCGGCTCCCACGTCGCTCCGAAATCGCGGCTGCGATAGGCGTAGGTCTTGAAATCGCCGCGGGCGTGGCCGTCGAACGTCGCATAGACGGTCGCCTTGTCGAACCGGCTCGGCTCGATTCCCGACACCCACGTTCCCTTCGGGAGTCCCGGCACGTTTCCGACGACGTTCTGCCAGTGGCCGCCGCCGTCGCGGGTGACCTGGAGGTTTCCGTCGTCGGTCCCGGCCCAGATCAGGTTGCGGTCGAGCGGCGACGCGCCGATCGCATAGATGGTGCAGTGATTCTCCGCCGAGCTGTCGTCCGGCGTGATCCCGCCCGACTCGACCTGCCGTTGCAGCTTCGGATCGTTGGTCGTCAGGTCGCCGGAGATCCGCTTCCACGACTCTCCCTGGTCGGTCGAGGCGAAGAGGTACTGGGCGCCGGCCAGCAGCAGATGTGGGTCGGCGGGGGAGACGACCAGTGGCGACTCCCAGTTGAAACGGAGCGTCGCCTCTCCCGGCGCGGGATACGGGCGGATCTGCTTCGTTTCGCGGGTCCGCTGGAAATACTTGTAGATCTCGCCTCCCTGGTATTCCCAGTAGAGGACGTCGGGATCGGCCGGATCCGGGAACGTGTACATCCCGTCCCCGAATCCGTAGTTCTTCCACGCGTCGTTTCCGATTCCTCCCGCTCCGCCCGACGGGCCGTACCAGCAGCCGTTGTCCTGGAACCCGCCATAGACGCGGAACGGCCGCGCGTCGTCGAGGGCCACGCGGTAGGGCTGCGACACGGGGAGCGTCCGCTGGAAGAGCCACCGGCCGCCCCGGTCCCAGGAGACGTAGACGCCCCCGTCGGTGCCGAGCATCAGGTGATCCGAGTTCGCCGGATCGATCCAGAGCGCATGCGTGTCGGAGTGGTAGCTCCCGAAATCGAAGCCCGCCCCTCCCGAGAACGTCTTGCCGCCGTCTTCCGAGACCGTGAGCACGAAGCCGGGCTTGTAGACCCGGTCGGGATTCCGCGGATCGACGGAAAGGTGCGAGAAGTAGAAGGGACGGACGCCGACGTTGAAGGAGGTGTTCACCCGTTTCCAGGAATCTCCCGCGTCGTCCGACCGGTAGAGGGCCGTGTGCGCCGATTCGACCGTCGCATAGACGGTTTCGGGACGCGACGGCGCGACCCCGATCGCGATTCTTCCCAGGTCGCCGGAGGGAAGTCCCGCCGTGAGCCGCGTCCAGTGCGCGCCGCCGTCGAGCGAGCGCCAGAGGCCGGAGCCCGGGCCGCCGGAGCGGAAGAAATCGGGGCTGCGCCGGAAGTCCCACATCGCGGCGTAGATCCGTTTCGGGTTCTTCGGGTCGATCGCGATGTCCGAGCAGCCGGTCGACGCATTGACGAAGAGGAGCTTCTGCCAGGTCTTTCCGCCGTCGGCCGTCCGGTACACGCCGCGCTCGGCGCTGTCGCTCCAGAGACGGCCGAGGACCGCCGCGAAGACGACGTTCGAATCGGCCGGATCGATGGCGATCCGCGCGATTCGTTCGGAGTCGCCGAGCCCCATGAGTTTCCAGTCGTCGCCGCCGTCGTCGGTCCGGTAGATCCCGCTCCCGACCGACACGCTGTTCCTCGTGTCGCCTTCGCCGGTCCCGACCCACACCGTGTCGGGATGCGCCTGGTCGACGGCGAGCGCGCCGATCGACTGCGAATACTTGTCGAACACCGGCTTGTAGCTGACGCCGCCGTCGATCGATTTCCAGACCCCGCCGCCCGCGGCGCCGATCCAGATCACTTTCGGGTTCTTCGCGGAAGCGTCGATCGCTTCGATGCGCCCTCCGAACGCGGCCGGACCGATCGACCGGGCCCGAAACCCCGAGAGCGCCGCGGAATCGACCTTTGCCGCGGAAACCGGGAGCGCGGCGAGCAGCGCCGCCGCGGCGAACCCCCATCGTCGCATGGTCACTTCTTCTCCTGGGCGGCGGCGGGTTTCGCCGCGGGAGCCGGCATCGCGAACGCCTGATCATCGATCGCGACGTTCGGCTTCACGTCCTCGATCGTGAACTGGCCGATCGACTTCCCCTGCACCTTGTTCTCGATCGCGAACGGGAAGAGGACGCCGTTGACCGGCTTGAAGTTCGTCATGTAGCTGTCGATCTCGATCTCGGAGCCCTGCTGCTTGCGCTTGCTCGTCTCCTTCACCGTGAGCCCGCTCTCGGCGTCGACGTACAGGTACGAGACGTCGCCGTTCTTGAGAGTGACCTTGAGCTTGTCGGCCGGCGCGCCTTCGACGTCCTCGCGGTCGACGTATTCGACGGCGTTCCCCTTGGCCTTGTAGTCGATGATCGGGCCGTCCATGTCGGCCTGCTCGATCACGTCCTTCGCGTCGTCGGCCGACATGGCCTGCGGATCGGGGGAGCCGAGGAACGGCATGATCGCCCATGCGGTCTTGCCATCGTAGGCCTGGACCATGGTCTTGCCCTGGATCGTCATCTCGAGGCGCAGCTTGTCGGGCCGCTTCCATTCGAGCCGGCCCGGGAACTCGAGGCCCTGCTGGTTCGCCTTGACCTTCATGTCGACGCTCTGGATCGCCTTGATCTTCTCCATCCCGCCTCGTGCGGCGACGTGGCGGGCGATCACGTCATCCGCGGTCTCGGCGGCGGCGGATGCCGCGACGAGCAACGCGGCGGCGGAAAGCATTCGGGCGACGGACGATTTCATGGGAGCTCCTCCTTCGGACGCGGGCGTGTTCCCGGCCCGGAGGATCATACGAAGAGCGCGGAAAAACGTTCTTCCGTAAAGGCAGGGGCCGTGGCCGGCTCGGAGAGGACCGCTCGAACCCGAGACGGACAAAGGATTTCCCGGCCGGGAGCACGCGGGGAGAGGCCGCCCCGGCCGCCAGTACGCTTCTTGCTCTTCCCGGATGGGTGGACCGTTTCGGGAATCGCCTCGGGCGCGCGGGATGGGCCGTTCTCGCGATCTCCGCCGCGGCGGGATGCGGATTCTTCGTGCGCGAGGGCAAGCGGGGATTCTTCGCGATCGAAAGCGATCTCCGCCGCGGCGACGTGCGGATCGTCCTCGACCGCGCCTTCGTCGAACAATACAAGAATCGAGCGACGATCGAGACCCGCTTCACCGTCGACCGCGCGGGGAAGCAGGCTCACCCGGGATATCTCGACGGCGACCTTCACGTGGCCGGTCGTGCCGCCGAGATCGGGCTTCCCGTCGTCGCCGAGGTGCAGAACGCGGCTTCCCGGCCCCGCGCGGTCGAGCTGGTCCACCGGGTCGCCGGAAGCGGCGCGCCGATCCGCCTCGCGGGCGTCTGGAGACTGTGGAGCGAACATTTCGGCCGGGACGAGCAGGC
It includes:
- a CDS encoding glycosyl hydrolase, yielding MTMRRWGFAAAALLAALPVSAAKVDSAALSGFRARSIGPAAFGGRIEAIDASAKNPKVIWIGAAGGGVWKSIDGGVSYKPVFDKYSQSIGALAVDQAHPDTVWVGTGEGDTRNSVSVGSGIYRTDDGGDDWKLMGLGDSERIARIAIDPADSNVVFAAVLGRLWSDSAERGVYRTADGGKTWQKLLFVNASTGCSDIAIDPKNPKRIYAAMWDFRRSPDFFRSGGPGSGLWRSLDGGAHWTRLTAGLPSGDLGRIAIGVAPSRPETVYATVESAHTALYRSDDAGDSWKRVNTSFNVGVRPFYFSHLSVDPRNPDRVYKPGFVLTVSEDGGKTFSGGAGFDFGSYHSDTHALWIDPANSDHLMLGTDGGVYVSWDRGGRWLFQRTLPVSQPYRVALDDARPFRVYGGFQDNGCWYGPSGGAGGIGNDAWKNYGFGDGMYTFPDPADPDVLYWEYQGGEIYKYFQRTRETKQIRPYPAPGEATLRFNWESPLVVSPADPHLLLAGAQYLFASTDQGESWKRISGDLTTNDPKLQRQVESGGITPDDSSAENHCTIYAIGASPLDRNLIWAGTDDGNLQVTRDGGGHWQNVVGNVPGLPKGTWVSGIEPSRFDKATVYATFDGHARGDFKTYAYRSRDFGATWEPLATADVAGYAHVLREDPKSASLLYLGTEQGLFLSIDGGREWAEFTGGLPRVPVRDIAIHPRDSDLVLATHGRGFWIVDDVSPLRQLTPEVLAADVAVLEARPTWLRIPEQEQSFKGDGDYVGENPPDAAAIYFWRGKRRLMGDSRIEIADASGKTIATLPGSNRKGINRVMWNPRLKPPKTASGTGLAVGALFGPTAPVGTYTVKVIDGDKTYSGKLVLAADPLLPHTAGDIAARQDALMRLYAMQEDLAFLADSVAAVRDQASERAGKLGRTALGRRAEDLSRRLDALSKTLATSHPPLEGMPADADRQLREWITDLFGAINGFGGKPSAGQLAQIPVLGGRLDAARRDYEKLTGTLPELNRDLAKKSLPPIDAPSRERWEKQQKS